A genome region from Candidatus Cloacimonadota bacterium includes the following:
- a CDS encoding ZIP family metal transporter, translated as MSWLPESNPILLALLGTGFTWFLTAVGAAFVFFFKSIKPSVMDTMLGFAAGVMIAASFWSLLAPAIELSGGNPLPAVIGFLLGGAFLRLIDVLLPHIHKKDGEDHPEGLKTPWGKSTLMFLAVTLHNFPEGLAVGVAFGAAASEMPSASMAGALALTLGIGIQNLPEGAALSIPLRREGMSRGKSFFWGQFSGMVEPLGGLLGAAMVMVAQPVMPYTLAFAAGAMIFVVAEEVIPQSQSGEHSHLATLGVMLGFAVMMLLDVALG; from the coding sequence GTGAGCTGGCTTCCAGAATCAAATCCCATCCTGCTGGCTCTGCTGGGCACAGGCTTCACCTGGTTTTTAACCGCGGTGGGCGCCGCTTTTGTGTTCTTTTTCAAATCCATCAAACCCTCCGTGATGGACACCATGTTGGGTTTTGCCGCCGGTGTGATGATTGCGGCAAGTTTTTGGTCTTTGTTGGCTCCAGCCATCGAACTGAGCGGTGGCAATCCCCTCCCGGCTGTAATCGGCTTTCTTTTGGGCGGCGCTTTTCTGCGTTTGATTGATGTTTTGTTGCCTCACATTCACAAAAAGGACGGCGAAGACCACCCCGAAGGTTTGAAAACCCCCTGGGGAAAATCCACCCTCATGTTTTTGGCGGTCACTCTTCACAATTTCCCTGAAGGTCTGGCTGTGGGTGTGGCTTTTGGAGCGGCGGCTTCCGAAATGCCTTCAGCCTCGATGGCTGGAGCGCTTGCGCTCACCTTGGGCATAGGCATTCAAAATCTGCCCGAAGGAGCGGCGCTTTCCATCCCGCTTCGCCGTGAAGGTATGTCGCGCGGGAAAAGCTTTTTCTGGGGTCAATTCTCCGGCATGGTGGAACCCTTGGGCGGCCTTTTGGGCGCTGCCATGGTAATGGTGGCTCAACCCGTTATGCCATATACACTTGCCTTCGCCGCTGGCGCCATGATTTTTGTGGTTGCGGAAGAAGTTATCCCCCAATCCCAAAGCGGTGAACACTCACATCTTGCCACGCTGGGCGTGATGCTGGGCT